One window of Catonella massiliensis genomic DNA carries:
- a CDS encoding ABC transporter permease: MDKLKCLLYIAKLSYKTNATYKQSNLFGIIVNSFWLIIQMYILVAFIKHGISSYTVQQGVGYVILTEALLTITGLSGSLGGIDIDDLIKTGNIIFYLTNPIGLIGYLIGMEVGRVLYYLLWRFLPLLLIGVVALTWYPNVTPMMLLYFVYSIIIGLVIANEIQFIIVMLAIKNRTSMGVVDLIMAIELFFSGGLLPLNIFPEWLYRISLHLPFSSQIYLPISIILGTEGSILKLLILETFWALALWLVSYFVYDKERKKVYVQGG, translated from the coding sequence ATGGATAAACTGAAATGTCTGCTGTATATAGCAAAGCTCAGCTACAAGACAAACGCCACATATAAGCAGTCTAACCTCTTCGGCATAATTGTCAATTCTTTCTGGCTGATAATCCAGATGTACATACTTGTCGCTTTTATCAAACACGGTATTAGCTCATATACCGTACAGCAGGGCGTCGGCTATGTCATTCTCACTGAGGCTCTACTGACTATAACCGGTCTTAGCGGTAGCCTGGGCGGAATAGATATAGATGATCTGATAAAAACGGGTAATATTATTTTTTACCTTACCAATCCCATCGGCCTGATTGGGTACCTTATCGGCATGGAGGTCGGACGCGTGCTGTATTATCTGCTCTGGCGCTTCCTGCCGCTTCTTCTTATTGGAGTGGTTGCGCTGACATGGTATCCTAACGTCACGCCTATGATGCTGTTATACTTTGTTTATTCGATCATTATCGGACTTGTTATCGCCAACGAAATCCAGTTCATTATTGTAATGCTGGCAATAAAAAACAGAACGTCGATGGGAGTGGTAGACCTGATAATGGCGATTGAGCTTTTCTTCTCAGGCGGACTGCTGCCGCTGAACATTTTTCCAGAATGGCTCTACAGGATATCGCTCCATTTACCTTTTTCCTCGCAGATTTATCTGCCTATCTCAATCATCCTCGGAACTGAGGGAAGTATACTGAAGCTGCTTATCCTTGAAACTTTCTGGGCGCTGGCACTATGGCTGGTATCTTATTTCGTTTATGATAAGGAAAGGAAAAAAGTCTATGTTCAGGGAGGTTAA
- the rpsI gene encoding 30S ribosomal protein S9 has protein sequence MATVKFYGTGRRKSSVARVYLVAGSGKIVVNKRDIDDYFSLETLKTIVRQPLALTETVEKFDVLVTVRGGGTTGQAGAIRHGISRALLEADADYRPSLKKAGFLTRDSRMKERKKYGLKKARKAPQFSKR, from the coding sequence TTGGCTACTGTTAAATTTTATGGAACCGGAAGAAGAAAAAGCAGTGTTGCAAGAGTATATCTTGTAGCAGGATCAGGTAAGATTGTAGTAAACAAGAGAGATATAGATGACTACTTTAGTCTTGAGACCTTAAAGACTATAGTACGCCAGCCACTTGCTCTTACAGAGACAGTTGAGAAGTTTGACGTACTCGTTACTGTACGTGGTGGCGGTACTACAGGTCAGGCAGGTGCTATCCGTCATGGTATATCAAGAGCTCTTCTTGAGGCAGATGCAGACTATCGTCCATCTCTTAAGAAGGCAGGCTTCCTTACTCGTGATTCAAGAATGAAGGAGAGAAAGAAATACGGACTTAAGAAAGCTCGTAAGGCTCCTCAGTTCTCTAAGAGATAA
- a CDS encoding shikimate kinase, with protein sequence MMNIVLIGFMGSGKTTVGRALSAKSDMEFLDTDALIESKEDCKISTIFTEKGEAHFRALENAALKSLAVTKDKVISTGGGIVSSHNNRELLKKAGKVIYLRVSPETVIKRLEGDISRPLLMGEDKLSRVEELLSLRRALYESTADRIIDVDDLSVEEIVDSIMKDFT encoded by the coding sequence ATGATGAATATCGTACTGATAGGCTTTATGGGCTCAGGGAAAACCACTGTAGGCAGGGCCCTTAGCGCTAAAAGTGATATGGAGTTTTTGGATACCGATGCACTTATAGAAAGTAAAGAAGACTGTAAGATAAGTACGATATTTACAGAAAAAGGAGAGGCACACTTTAGGGCGCTTGAAAATGCCGCACTTAAAAGTCTTGCTGTAACAAAAGATAAAGTAATATCAACAGGAGGAGGGATAGTCTCGTCTCATAATAACCGTGAGCTGCTAAAAAAAGCCGGCAAGGTAATTTATCTTAGGGTTAGCCCCGAAACTGTAATTAAAAGGCTCGAGGGAGATATTAGCAGACCTTTGCTTATGGGAGAAGACAAGCTAAGCAGGGTGGAAGAATTATTGTCGTTAAGAAGAGCACTTTACGAGAGCACTGCGGATAGAATTATTGACGTAGATGATTTATCTGTTGAAGAAATTGTTGACTCGATTATGAAAGATTTTACTTGA
- a CDS encoding helix-turn-helix domain-containing protein, with product MSVEEQIKILCVKKDISLSELARLNNISPQNFSQKLKRNTLTVDDLKAIADKLECTYQTSFVLPNGEKVEY from the coding sequence ATGAGTGTGGAGGAGCAAATAAAAATCTTATGTGTTAAGAAAGATATCAGCTTATCAGAGTTAGCAAGGCTGAATAATATCAGCCCTCAAAACTTTAGTCAAAAATTAAAGCGTAATACCCTAACTGTTGACGATTTGAAAGCAATAGCGGATAAATTGGAATGTACTTATCAAACTTCTTTTGTCCTTCCCAACGGTGAAAAAGTAGAATATTAG
- a CDS encoding shikimate dehydrogenase: protein MKGIERFQTEMDITGHTRLLALFGSPVAHSGSPAMYNYSFKRLGLDYVYVAIDIDKAGLKEAVSAARLYKMRGFNLTMPCKNDVISYIDELSPAAALIGAVNTVVNEDGRLIGYNTDGVGFIKNLEAHKVAVKGKKVVVAGAGGAATAIIVQLALDGAGTINIFNKKSKNFDRMLETIEKIKKEVPGADINIYDIEDAPLFTEKIKEADIFVNATVVGMKPRDDESVIKDLSVFKQGLVVADVVYNPLETRLLREAKEAGCSCIDGKGMLLWQGVYAFKLYTGKDMPVEEVKSMFF, encoded by the coding sequence ATGAAAGGGATAGAAAGGTTTCAGACTGAAATGGATATTACGGGACATACGAGGCTGCTTGCTCTATTTGGCTCGCCTGTAGCACATTCAGGCTCTCCTGCGATGTATAACTATAGTTTTAAGAGGCTTGGGCTTGACTATGTATATGTAGCCATAGACATAGATAAAGCAGGCCTTAAGGAAGCGGTTTCTGCGGCGAGGCTTTATAAGATGCGAGGATTTAATCTCACCATGCCCTGTAAAAATGATGTGATTTCCTACATAGATGAGCTCTCACCGGCAGCAGCTCTTATCGGTGCTGTAAATACTGTAGTTAATGAGGATGGGAGGCTTATTGGTTACAATACTGACGGTGTAGGCTTCATTAAGAACCTTGAAGCACATAAGGTGGCCGTTAAGGGTAAAAAGGTTGTAGTTGCAGGCGCAGGCGGGGCTGCGACAGCGATTATAGTTCAGCTTGCACTTGATGGAGCGGGGACTATTAACATTTTCAATAAAAAAAGCAAGAACTTTGACAGGATGCTTGAAACCATTGAGAAGATAAAAAAGGAAGTCCCGGGAGCTGATATCAATATTTATGATATCGAAGACGCTCCTTTGTTTACGGAAAAGATAAAGGAAGCTGATATCTTTGTAAATGCAACTGTGGTGGGGATGAAGCCGCGTGACGATGAGTCTGTGATTAAGGACTTATCTGTATTTAAGCAGGGACTGGTTGTAGCTGATGTGGTCTACAATCCGTTAGAGACGAGACTATTAAGAGAGGCAAAAGAAGCGGGCTGTAGCTGCATAGATGGGAAAGGTATGTTGTTGTGGCAGGGTGTATATGCTTTTAAGCTTTATACAGGGAAAGATATGCCGGTTGAGGAAGTGAAAAGCATGTTCTTTTAG
- a CDS encoding YqeG family HAD IIIA-type phosphatase, with product MMKLLEKFYPDERRNSVYEIDFDSLYRKGIRGLIFDIDNTLVPHGASATEGIERLFNELKRMGFKTCLLSNNKLERVKRFNENIRSLYIYKAGKPGKANYIKAVRMMGTNKDNTLFIGDQLFTDIWGAKKAGLKNILLNPIDKHEEIQIVLKRFLEKIVLKAYERDRKVSD from the coding sequence ATGATGAAATTATTGGAGAAGTTTTATCCTGATGAGAGGCGAAACTCAGTATATGAAATTGATTTTGACAGTCTTTACAGGAAGGGAATCAGAGGGTTGATATTTGATATAGACAATACTCTTGTTCCTCATGGCGCCTCTGCAACGGAGGGTATAGAAAGGCTTTTCAATGAACTAAAAAGAATGGGCTTTAAGACCTGTCTTCTTTCCAATAATAAATTAGAGAGAGTGAAAAGATTCAATGAAAATATTCGTTCTCTCTATATTTATAAGGCGGGAAAGCCGGGTAAAGCTAATTATATCAAGGCTGTCAGAATGATGGGGACCAATAAAGACAATACCCTCTTCATAGGGGACCAGCTTTTTACAGATATCTGGGGAGCAAAAAAGGCGGGGCTTAAGAATATTTTGCTAAACCCCATAGACAAGCATGAGGAAATACAGATAGTCCTTAAGAGATTTCTTGAAAAAATTGTACTAAAGGCCTATGAAAGGGATAGAAAGGTTTCAGACTGA
- the rplM gene encoding 50S ribosomal protein L13 — protein sequence MKTFMANPNSVEKKWYVIDAEGQTLGRLATEVANLLRGKRKPEYTPFVDTGDYVIVINAKGIKVSGKKLDQKIYYRHSDYVGGLKQKTLRETLNTKPEDAITHAVKGMLPNGTLGNKMLTKLRVYAGAEYAQTAQKPEVYEIKSRY from the coding sequence ATGAAGACATTTATGGCTAACCCTAACAGCGTTGAGAAGAAATGGTATGTAATCGATGCTGAGGGACAGACACTTGGACGCCTTGCAACAGAAGTGGCTAACCTTTTAAGAGGTAAGAGAAAGCCTGAATATACACCTTTTGTAGATACCGGCGATTATGTAATCGTTATTAACGCAAAGGGCATTAAAGTAAGCGGTAAGAAGCTTGATCAGAAGATTTACTATCGTCATAGTGATTATGTTGGTGGACTTAAGCAGAAGACTCTTAGGGAAACCCTTAATACAAAGCCAGAAGATGCTATTACTCACGCAGTAAAGGGCATGCTTCCAAACGGAACTCTTGGTAATAAGATGCTCACAAAGCTTCGCGTATATGCTGGTGCTGAATATGCACAGACAGCTCAGAAACCTGAAGTTTATGAGATCAAGAGCAGATACTAA
- a CDS encoding acyl-[acyl-carrier-protein] thioesterase — translation MYTFKSTVRFSETDKDNKLSISQLISYFQDCSNFHSNSIGLYKDKLIGLHRAWFLTSWQIVINRRPRIDENIEIETRAYDIKGFYGLRNFIIYDENKEVCAYANSVWFYVDTIKGKPVKYEQAEGTGFEIDEEFPMEKADRKITIPSLASREIKGDSFKVRESHLDSNIHMNNREYVRMALDFLPERFDVDEIKQIRVEYKKAAVLDEVVLTTYYYDDGGKKVYASLDSEDGETFAKVEFELR, via the coding sequence ATGTATACATTTAAGAGTACTGTAAGATTCAGTGAAACAGATAAGGATAACAAACTGTCCATATCTCAGTTGATAAGCTATTTTCAGGATTGTTCTAATTTTCACAGCAATAGCATAGGCTTATATAAGGATAAATTAATCGGCTTACACAGAGCCTGGTTTCTTACTTCATGGCAGATTGTTATAAACAGGAGGCCAAGGATAGATGAGAATATAGAGATTGAAACAAGAGCTTATGATATAAAGGGTTTCTACGGACTCAGGAATTTCATCATATACGATGAAAATAAAGAAGTATGCGCTTACGCCAATTCAGTTTGGTTTTATGTAGACACAATCAAGGGTAAGCCTGTAAAATATGAACAGGCAGAAGGAACCGGATTTGAGATAGATGAAGAGTTCCCTATGGAAAAGGCTGATAGGAAGATAACCATACCATCCTTAGCAAGCAGGGAAATAAAGGGTGATTCCTTTAAGGTCAGAGAGTCTCATCTGGATTCAAATATTCATATGAACAACAGGGAGTATGTAAGAATGGCTCTTGACTTCCTTCCTGAGAGGTTTGATGTGGATGAAATCAAACAGATAAGGGTAGAATACAAAAAGGCTGCAGTGCTTGATGAGGTGGTACTTACGACTTATTACTATGATGATGGTGGCAAAAAAGTATATGCTTCACTCGACAGTGAGGATGGGGAAACTTTTGCAAAGGTAGAATTTGAGCTTAGATAG
- a CDS encoding DUF1902 domain-containing protein: MNYTVNLLWDSEADVWVATSDDIIGLVLESGSLDVLIERVRRIAPELLELNHQPIEHAKILFKSERLEEVYA, translated from the coding sequence ATGAATTATACAGTTAATCTGTTATGGGATAGTGAAGCAGATGTGTGGGTTGCTACCAGTGATGATATTATAGGGCTTGTACTTGAAAGCGGTTCACTAGATGTATTAATCGAGCGTGTGCGCCGAATTGCGCCCGAACTTTTAGAACTGAACCATCAGCCTATTGAACACGCTAAAATCCTGTTCAAATCCGAACGGCTTGAAGAGGTGTATGCATAA
- the aroD gene encoding type I 3-dehydroquinate dehydratase, with product MDVTVRNLTIGEGKPKICVLVMGKSKEEVLKEAKKAVENSADLIEWRADRLTEREFDEDFHNEILSEMREIVGDMPIIYTFRTLLEGGKEIENEKYKDLILSVANAGITDLIDVEIFSFKLKARDIIDEIHSFTDVKVIGSYHDFEGTPDTAELVYRLSVIDNCNADILKIATMPHKKKDVMRIMTATILTYTRPNPKPIISIAMGSMGRVTRLLGEFTGSSITFASIGNESAPGQMEINEVREILDRLDKVL from the coding sequence ATGGATGTAACTGTAAGAAACTTGACTATTGGTGAGGGAAAGCCTAAAATCTGCGTACTTGTTATGGGTAAAAGCAAGGAAGAGGTTCTTAAAGAGGCTAAAAAGGCAGTGGAAAATTCTGCTGATCTTATCGAATGGAGAGCAGACAGGCTTACTGAGAGAGAATTTGACGAGGACTTCCACAATGAAATTCTTTCGGAAATGAGAGAAATAGTTGGAGACATGCCTATAATCTACACCTTTAGAACCTTGCTTGAGGGTGGTAAGGAGATAGAGAATGAGAAGTATAAGGACCTTATTCTTTCAGTTGCCAATGCAGGGATTACCGACCTTATAGATGTTGAAATCTTCTCATTTAAGTTAAAGGCAAGAGATATAATTGATGAAATTCACAGCTTTACAGATGTGAAGGTAATCGGCTCCTATCACGACTTTGAAGGTACTCCTGACACTGCAGAACTTGTATACAGATTATCAGTGATTGACAACTGCAATGCCGATATTCTAAAGATTGCAACCATGCCTCACAAGAAAAAAGATGTAATGAGAATAATGACTGCTACCATTCTTACTTATACAAGACCTAATCCAAAGCCTATCATAAGCATAGCTATGGGAAGCATGGGAAGGGTGACAAGACTTCTTGGAGAATTCACAGGTTCATCTATAACCTTTGCAAGCATAGGCAATGAAAGTGCTCCGGGACAGATGGAAATAAATGAAGTCAGAGAAATCTTAGACAGGTTAGACAAGGTATTATGA
- a CDS encoding barstar family protein, which yields MEEIVIDCGEMATKAMAHSYLEGVFNLDEDSITDMDTLLEYLLAVEDSTEITFEDVDLLEINLGEYGQEILDTFEQAEQSNENIKLI from the coding sequence ATGGAAGAGATCGTTATAGACTGTGGAGAGATGGCTACGAAGGCAATGGCTCATTCATATCTTGAAGGGGTTTTCAATCTGGATGAGGATAGTATTACAGACATGGATACGCTTTTGGAGTATCTGCTAGCGGTAGAGGATTCGACTGAGATTACCTTTGAGGATGTGGATTTGCTTGAAATCAATCTTGGTGAGTATGGTCAGGAAATCTTAGACACATTTGAGCAGGCTGAACAGTCGAATGAGAATATTAAACTGATATGA
- a CDS encoding ABC transporter ATP-binding protein, with translation MIKIDGLTKIYNNNTKKAVTAVDNLNLEIKDGSIVGLLGPNGAGKSTLIKMILGVMYPTKGFVTIDGKNTFNHRKQLMNDIGIVFGQRSQMWWDLPAMDTFSLLRRVYRVDKDEFDMWLDEIINEMDAREIVNKPVRLLSLGQRMRCEIIAALCFKPRIIVLDEPTIGLDISVKEKIRNFLVYLNRKKNVTILLTTHDLTDVDAICDRVIVLNHGKVLYDDTSSEINEKNSGKNCEIVYAPHGREKGDFPFEAETVDISSKKIITFKGDTSDVMKAIIWCSQHGDIEDVNITKPKIEDIVKNFY, from the coding sequence ATGATAAAAATAGACGGATTAACTAAGATATACAATAACAACACAAAAAAAGCGGTAACGGCTGTAGACAATCTGAATCTTGAAATAAAGGACGGTAGCATAGTCGGACTACTCGGGCCTAATGGTGCCGGTAAGTCTACACTGATAAAAATGATACTGGGTGTCATGTACCCTACCAAAGGATTTGTCACAATCGATGGGAAGAACACATTTAACCACCGCAAGCAGCTGATGAATGATATAGGCATAGTTTTCGGCCAGCGGAGCCAGATGTGGTGGGATTTACCAGCTATGGATACCTTCAGTCTTTTGCGCAGGGTCTATAGGGTGGACAAGGATGAATTTGACATGTGGCTTGACGAGATTATAAATGAAATGGACGCGCGCGAAATCGTAAACAAGCCAGTCAGACTGCTCAGCCTTGGCCAGAGGATGCGTTGTGAGATAATAGCCGCTCTGTGCTTCAAGCCTCGGATAATAGTTCTTGACGAACCGACCATCGGTCTGGATATTTCGGTAAAAGAAAAAATCCGCAATTTCCTAGTCTATCTCAACAGGAAGAAAAATGTGACCATTCTACTGACGACCCATGACCTTACCGACGTCGACGCTATCTGCGATAGGGTAATCGTGCTCAACCACGGCAAGGTGCTGTATGACGACACCTCGAGTGAAATAAATGAAAAGAACTCCGGAAAAAACTGTGAGATCGTTTATGCCCCTCACGGCAGAGAAAAAGGAGACTTTCCCTTTGAAGCGGAGACCGTCGATATCAGCAGCAAGAAGATCATTACCTTTAAGGGCGACACCTCAGACGTTATGAAGGCGATCATCTGGTGCAGTCAGCACGGAGACATAGAGGATGTCAATATTACAAAGCCCAAAATAGAGGATATCGTAAAGAACTTTTATTGA
- a CDS encoding EXLDI protein encodes MATKNIYVAEADLHLFDDAAKYAGSVSAAVIQALQDFLSVQRNKSEGYDKIELNLYEKGVRRKVMFYGMEITRVERPVDGGIRIDTIYKTAKGQLAVATKVRKELPNWAKGNPHVWENPQSWSHDFWNLGDRVLNVYPDIESLKEKDAYLAECCESSLSEKPYEFLDI; translated from the coding sequence ATGGCCACAAAAAATATTTATGTTGCAGAAGCAGATCTACACTTATTTGATGATGCTGCCAAGTACGCCGGAAGTGTTTCTGCCGCTGTGATACAGGCACTTCAGGACTTTCTAAGTGTTCAACGCAACAAAAGCGAAGGATATGACAAGATTGAGTTAAACCTCTATGAAAAAGGGGTAAGAAGAAAGGTAATGTTCTATGGTATGGAGATTACTCGTGTAGAACGTCCGGTAGACGGTGGAATAAGGATTGACACGATTTATAAAACTGCAAAAGGGCAGCTTGCAGTGGCAACCAAGGTTCGCAAGGAGCTTCCGAATTGGGCGAAAGGAAATCCACACGTATGGGAAAACCCGCAGTCTTGGTCACATGATTTTTGGAATCTGGGGGACAGAGTGTTAAACGTATATCCGGACATAGAGAGCCTAAAGGAGAAGGATGCGTATCTTGCTGAGTGCTGCGAATCTTCTCTTTCGGAAAAGCCTTATGAGTTTTTGGATATTTAG
- a CDS encoding ABC transporter permease — protein sequence MFREVKHKIGVWVMCLTMSLKSQFQYRSSFVLKCFVMFITYFCEYISTLFLISKVSDINKWSKYEIMLIYGMATVAYAMSRLMLCGINNIPRQLKNGKFLMKLIRPESDLFCAMIEEIPVDRLGQVLLGLLIIIYSCVRNFSSTSIFWLVVFLATGTVIYSAIFIITASVSFWIINSRELLGIFTHGTLRAIVYPITIYSRILQEIFTYLVPVAFISYYPAIVILNKEGDHTVIKLVIFLVVALMWGIAKLAWTMGIKKYEGAGG from the coding sequence ATGTTCAGGGAGGTTAAACATAAGATCGGCGTTTGGGTCATGTGCCTAACGATGAGTCTTAAATCACAGTTCCAATACAGGTCGTCCTTCGTTTTGAAATGCTTTGTGATGTTTATAACTTACTTCTGCGAATATATATCGACTTTGTTCCTGATAAGTAAGGTGTCGGATATCAACAAGTGGTCAAAATATGAGATAATGCTGATTTACGGAATGGCTACCGTCGCTTACGCGATGTCTAGGCTGATGTTGTGTGGTATCAACAACATCCCCAGGCAGTTGAAAAACGGTAAGTTTCTTATGAAACTGATACGCCCAGAAAGCGATCTTTTCTGTGCGATGATAGAGGAAATACCTGTTGATCGTTTGGGGCAGGTACTGCTGGGCCTGCTGATCATAATTTACTCGTGTGTCAGGAATTTTAGCAGTACCTCTATCTTCTGGCTGGTTGTATTCCTTGCCACGGGTACCGTGATATACAGCGCGATATTCATCATTACAGCCAGTGTATCCTTCTGGATCATCAATTCGCGGGAGCTGCTTGGGATCTTCACCCACGGAACACTGCGAGCTATAGTTTACCCGATAACTATCTACAGCCGGATCCTGCAAGAAATATTTACATACTTAGTGCCCGTCGCTTTTATCAGCTATTACCCCGCCATAGTCATATTGAATAAGGAGGGTGACCACACTGTCATAAAGCTGGTGATATTCCTTGTAGTTGCTCTGATGTGGGGCATAGCAAAACTTGCATGGACGATGGGAATCAAAAAATATGAAGGAGCAGGAGGCTAA
- a CDS encoding type II toxin-antitoxin system HicA family toxin, whose translation MIAEYEKKVREILKSYGCYFIRHGKGDHDIWHSPINDHNIVVDGKIKSRHTANAILKQSGINYRF comes from the coding sequence ATAATAGCTGAATATGAAAAGAAAGTAAGAGAAATATTAAAAAGTTACGGATGTTATTTCATAAGGCACGGTAAAGGTGACCACGATATATGGCACAGCCCTATCAATGACCATAATATTGTAGTAGATGGAAAAATCAAATCACGGCATACGGCTAACGCAATACTTAAACAAAGCGGCATAAACTACCGTTTTTAA
- the relB gene encoding type II toxin-antitoxin system RelB family antitoxin, translating to MIITINLTDDELHLIESYAKVHGISVEQVIKSSTLEAIEDEYDAIIAEEAYNEFLKNPVTYTSDEVWGN from the coding sequence ATGATCATTACAATCAACTTAACAGATGATGAATTACATCTAATTGAAAGCTACGCAAAAGTTCACGGTATAAGCGTAGAGCAGGTTATAAAATCATCAACGCTTGAAGCTATTGAAGATGAGTATGACGCAATAATCGCAGAAGAGGCATATAATGAATTTTTAAAAAATCCCGTTACTTATACCAGTGATGAAGTGTGGGGTAATTGA
- a CDS encoding CvfB family protein, with the protein MRLGYTQTLVAVKKTDFGLFLTDIEKKDDKNRALEDEVLLPKNQVTEDMRVGSEIEVFLYKDSEDRMIATRLVPYIKIGEIKKLKVKEVNKIGAFLDWGLPKDLLLPFKEQIYDIKSGDEILVTVYIDLSDRLCATMDLYSRLSLLPPYQKDDMVKGTVYQVHEQFGAYVAVDNKYSALVPKKELHRELKPGDEIEARVLEVKEDGKLDLSLRQKAYVQMDADSALILDKLKQAGGSLPYQDKSSADEIKEEFNLSKAAFKRAIGRLYKERVIVIEKDGIRLV; encoded by the coding sequence ATGAGATTAGGTTATACGCAGACACTGGTGGCGGTTAAAAAAACTGACTTCGGCTTATTTTTGACAGACATTGAGAAAAAAGATGATAAGAACAGAGCTCTGGAAGATGAGGTTCTCCTTCCGAAGAATCAGGTGACTGAGGATATGAGGGTTGGCTCGGAGATTGAGGTATTTCTGTATAAAGATTCTGAAGACAGGATGATAGCCACAAGGCTTGTGCCTTATATAAAAATAGGCGAAATAAAGAAGCTAAAGGTAAAGGAAGTAAATAAAATAGGTGCCTTTCTTGACTGGGGGCTGCCTAAGGATTTGCTTCTTCCGTTTAAGGAGCAGATTTATGATATAAAGTCAGGAGATGAGATACTTGTAACGGTGTACATTGACCTTAGCGACAGGCTTTGTGCAACCATGGACCTTTATTCAAGACTCTCTCTCTTACCTCCTTATCAAAAGGATGATATGGTAAAGGGAACAGTTTATCAGGTGCATGAGCAGTTTGGAGCCTATGTTGCGGTAGACAACAAGTATTCTGCTCTTGTTCCTAAAAAGGAGCTGCACCGTGAGCTAAAGCCGGGTGATGAGATAGAGGCGAGAGTGCTTGAGGTAAAAGAGGATGGAAAGCTTGACCTTTCCCTCAGGCAGAAAGCTTATGTACAGATGGATGCAGACTCCGCACTCATACTTGATAAACTAAAGCAGGCTGGTGGAAGCCTCCCTTATCAGGATAAGAGCAGTGCAGATGAGATAAAGGAGGAATTCAACCTAAGCAAGGCGGCATTTAAGAGAGCGATTGGAAGACTCTATAAAGAGAGAGTGATTGTAATTGAAAAAGATGGTATAAGATTAGTGTAA